The Anomaloglossus baeobatrachus isolate aAnoBae1 chromosome 7, aAnoBae1.hap1, whole genome shotgun sequence sequence CCCTGATCCCCCGGTCGTCTCTGGCTCTTCCTGTCGCCCCTGATCCCCCGGTCGTCTCTGGCTCTTCCCTGTCGCCCCTGATCCCCCGGTCGTCTCTTCCCTGTCGCCCCTGATCCCCGGTCGTCTCTTCCCTGTCGCCCCTGATCCCCCGGTCGTCTCTGGCTCTTCCCTGTCGCCCCTGATCCCCCGGTCGTCTCTGGCTCTTCCCTGTCGCCCCTGATCCCCCGGTCGTCTCTTCCCTGTCGCCCCTGATCCCCCGGTCGTCTCTGGCTCTTCCCTGTCGCCCCTGATCCCCCGGTCGTCTCTTCCCTGTCGCCCCTGATCCCCCGGTCGTCTCTTCCCTGTCGCCCCTGATCCCCCGGTCGTCTCTTCCCTGTCGCCCCTGATCCCCCGGTCGTCTCTTCCCTGTCGCCCCTGATCCCCCGGTCGTCTCTTCCCTGTCGCCCCTGATCCCCGGTCGTCTCTTCCCTGTCGCCCCTGATCCCCCGGTCGTCTCTTCCCTGTCGCCCCTGATCCCCCGGTCGTCTCTTCCCTGTCGCCCCTGATCCCCCGGTCGTCTCTTCCCTGTCGCCCCTGATCCCCCGGTCGTCTCTTCCCTGTCGCCCCTGATCCCCCGGTCGTCTCTTCCCTGTCGCCCCTGATCCCCCGGTCGTCTCTTCTCTGTCGCCCCTGATCGTCTCTGGCTCTTCCCTGTCGCCCCTGATCGTCTCTGGCTCTTCCCTGTCGCCCCTGGTCGTCTCTCACTCTTTTTTGTCGCCGCTAATCCTTCAGTTTACTGTTGATCCTTCTCTTTTTCAGGCACAGGTAAGGGCGGTCAGAGCATCTGGGGGAGAAAATTTGAGGACGAGTTCAGTGAATATCTAAAGGTAAGATCTGTTCCAAGCATTATTTAGAAAAGTACTTAAACCGTCGCCTTCTCCCAGACTGCACCTGTGCCGCGCGCGGGCCGACGGGAGGAGGGAGGGCAGGGCTGATAGTCCAGAATCAGTGCCAGACTATCAGACTGTGATGAGCTCAGCCCCACCCTCATGTCTCCCGCAGCACAGCGTCCGCGGCGTCGTCTCCATGGCGAATAGCGGCCCCAACACCAACGCCTCCAGTTCTTCATCACATATGGAAAACAGCCGCACCTGGACATGAAGTACACCATACTGGGAAAGTAAGTGACcggccacagcagcacagaggatgtcaggagaggagggagcagagtccacagcagcacagaggatgtcaggagaggaggagcagagcccacagcagcacagaggatgtcaggagaggagggagcagagaccagagcagcacagaggatgtcaggagaggagggagcagagtccacagcagcacagaggatgtcaggagaggagggagcagagaccagagcagcacagaggatgtcaggagaggagggagcagagtccacagcagcacagaggatgtcaggagaggagggagcagagtccacagcagcacagaggatgtcaggagaggagggagcagagtccacagcagcacagaggatgtcaggagaggaggagcagagcccacagcagcacagaggatgtcaggagaggagggagcagagaccagagcagcacagaggatgtcaggagaggagggagcaggggccacagcagcacagaggatgtcaggagaggagggagccgggtccacagcagcacagaggatgtcaggagaggagggagcagagtccacagcagcacagaggatgtcaggagaggagggagcagagtccacagcagcacagaggatgtcaggagaggagggagcagagtccacagcagcacagaggatgtcaggagaggagggagcagagtccacagccgcacagaggatgtcaggagaggagggagcacagtccacagcagcacagaggatgtcaggagaggagggagcagagtccacagcagcacagagggtgtcaggagaggagggagcagagtccacagccgcacagaggatgtcaggagaggatggagcagagtccacagcagcacagaggatgtcaggagaggatggAGCAGAGTCCACAgccgcacagaggatgtcaggagaggagggagcagagtccacagccgcacagaggatgtcaggagaggagggagcagagtccacagccgcacagaggatgtcaggagaggagggagcagagtccacagcagcacagaggatgtcaggagaggagggagcagagtccacagcagcacagaggatgtcaggagaggagggagcagagtccacagcagcacagaggatgtcatgagaggagggagcagagtccacagcagcacagaggatgtcaggagaggaggagcagagaccacagcagcacagaggatgtcaggagaggagggagcaaagtccacagcagcacagaggatgtcaggagaggagggagcagagtccacagcagcacacaggatgtcaggagaggagggagccgggtCCACAGCTGcagagaggatgtcaggagaggagggagccgggtCCACAgccgcacagaggatgtcaggagaggagggagcagagtccacagcagcacagaggatgtcaggagaggagggagcagagtccacatcagcacagaggatgtcaggagagggggGAGCCGGGTCCACAgccgcacagaggatgtcaggagaggagggagcagagaccacagcagcacagaggatgtcaggagctgAGTGTTGCTTCCCCTGTGTTTTGCAGAGTCATTGATGGGCTGGACACGTTGGATGAACTGGAGAAACTTCCGGTACATGAGAAATCCTTCCGGCCACTGACAGAAGTGCGGATCAAAGATGTCACCATCCACGCCAACCCCTTCGCCCTGTGACCTGTGCCCCGGCCGGATCTCATCTGTATCAGATGCTGCATTGTGGAACAGCAGTGCAGAGTGTTTAAGGCACGGGGActcctgcacatgctcagtacgGACATCAGTTCCGTGTGTTGTTGTTTTTATATATGATAATATTTTGTTGAAAAATTAAAACAGATTTTCTTATATAAAGCCTCTTGTTGTGGTTGATAATGTCACACCTGGATCTTCCCAATCCGAGGTGCCTGGGAGCCAAATAATGAGAAACCATCGCCCCCCGGCCGGGCCCGGATGTGTGCGGGATGAGTCCGGAGATACGAATAATGAGAAGCCATCGCCCCCCGGCCGGGCCCGGATGTGTGCGGGATGAGTCCGGAGCGAGCCGAATAATGAGAAACCATCGCCCCCCGGCCGGGCCCGGATGTGTGCGGGATGAGTCCGGAGATACGAATAATGAGAAGCCATCGCCCCCCGGCCGGGCCCGGATGTGTGTGCGGGATGAGTCCGGAGATACGAATAATGAGAAGCCATCGCCCCCCGGCCGGGCCCGGATGTGTGCGGGATGAGTCCGGAGATACGAATAATGAGAAACCATCGCCCCCCGGCCGGGCCCGGATGTGTGCGAGGGATGAGCCCGGAGAGAGCCGAATAATGAGAAACCATCGCCCCCCTGGCCGGGCCCGGATGTGTGTGAGGGATGAGTCCGGAGCGAGCCGAATAATGAGAAACCATCGCACCCCTGGCCGGGCCCGGATGTGTGCGAGGGATGAGTCCGGAGAGAGCCAAATAATGAGAAACCATCGCACCCCTGGCCGGGCCCGGATGTGTGTGAGGGATGAGTCCGGAGAGAGCCAAATAATGAGAAACCATCGCACCCCCGGCCGGGCCCGGATGTGTGTGCGGGATGAGTCCGGAGATATGAATAATGAGAAACCATCGCCCCCCGGCCGGGCCCGGATGTGTGTGAGGGATGAGTCCGGAGATACGAATAATGAGAAACCATCGCCCACCGGCCGGGCCCGGATGTGTGTGAGGGATGAGTCCGGAGATACGAATAATGAGAAACCATCGCCCCCCCGGCCGGGCCCGGATGTGTGCGAGGGATGAGCCCGGAGAGAGCCGAATAATGAGAAACCATCGCCCCCCGGCCGGGCCCGGATGTGTGTGCGGGATGTCTGGAGAGAGCCGGCTCTTTATTTCTCCTGGTTTTTTTTCTCCACACGACTCGTGCTGTCGGTACAATCACAGAATGCCTCATTTTGTACCGAGTCTCGGCTctcgcacccccatacaagcctacgGGAGCGAGAAAAATATCGCAAtacggatggcatacgcatgtcacacggatcctgggtGAGAAAAATCTACAGACTCGCATGTCACTCGCATGTCACACGCATGCTAGGTGAGAAATAAAGCACGGACCATACGCGGACCACTCAACTCCATTTTCTGGGCAAGTTTGGCAGAGAT is a genomic window containing:
- the PPIL3 gene encoding LOW QUALITY PROTEIN: peptidyl-prolyl cis-trans isomerase-like 3 (The sequence of the model RefSeq protein was modified relative to this genomic sequence to represent the inferred CDS: inserted 1 base in 1 codon); the encoded protein is MALCAGNYYSGCTFHRNIKGFMVQTGDPTGTGKGGQSIWGRKFEDEFSEYLKHSVRGVVSMANSGPNTNAXQFFITYGKQPHLDMKYTILGKVIDGLDTLDELEKLPVHEKSFRPLTEVRIKDVTIHANPFAL